The Gymnogyps californianus isolate 813 chromosome 5, ASM1813914v2, whole genome shotgun sequence DNA segment GCCCGCCGCCGCGTCCGCAGCGCCCccgggcgggagcgggggggggcggcccaTACCGGAGCTCGCGGAAGAGTGACACacagcggggcggggggcggctcccccgccgcgccccggcgcTCCCCATTGGCGCGGGCGGCCGTGACGCGCGGCGCGGTGGCTGCCTATTAGGGCGGGAGGCGGAGGCAGGGCCCGGCAGAGCCGCGCCGAGCCCAGCCGCGCCGcatcccgccgccgccgcgagGGGAGCGCCGAGGgcagcgccgcccgcccgccgcggagGAGCCGGGGCGCCCCGCGGCCAGCAACGCCCCCGACGCGGGCGGGAGGAGCGCGGAAGAGCAGCGCCGTgtggcggcggccgccgcggggagaggaggaaagttGGTGCGAGCggtggtggcggcggcagcggggccgccCGGGAGCGGGACTGCAGAGAGCCGCCGCCTCGCCtcggcccggccgccgcggaTGTGCCCCCGCCGGGCGGGGGAAGGACGGAGCGGAGCGCGGTCGCTGGCAGCGGGGATCGGGCGGCTGGCTGCGCTTCACCCTCGCCGGGCTGCTGCACTCGGAGGATTTGTGGATTGACTCTCGCTCCTGACCCACCGCCTCGGCCggatttgtggggttttgttgctggattttggctttttttttttcttttttttctcccctctttcctcGGGGGAAGGAACTGCCTGCCAGCCCCGCTCGGGTTCCCCACTGCAATCGTGGCAGTGCCGTGGAGGCTGGGACCCCCCCTTCAAGCCAAGGTGAGCGCTGGCACTGACCCGATACAGCATCGTCCCTTTCCCCCCGGAAAGGTGCGTCGGGCTTGTAACCACAGAGCGCgcacacacaccaaaaaaaccaaaagccgCCCTGCACCTAGAAGCATTCAAAATATCCAGATAGTGGGACTCGCATTTGGGATTTGTTAGTTCTCTTGCTCATGCCACTGCCCCATGGTTGCCTCAATGGCAGGATCATGAagtgtttgactttttttcttctgcttccagaGACCTTAAAGAAGTCCAAAAAGAGTGTGAGGTCAAACGGCAAGGTGCCAGGATGCTATGAGATAGTGCCCCTGTCCCTGAAGAAGAAGATGGCTGCAGAACTTTACCCTGCCAGCACCAACACCAATATTGCAAACAGTAacgccgccgctgccgccgccaccgcTGCCAACAGCAAGAAGAAcgccctgcagctccagcagagcGCCcagccgcccccgccgccccagCTCCAAAAcctcaacaacaacaacttGGAGAGCGCCAACTGGCAGTCCTTCCATCCCACGCTGCGGGAGAGGTAAGGGCCAGGCCCTGCCGGACCCTCCCCGGGCGGGCGGGAGAGGTGTCTGGCCCTCTGCACCTGTGCCAAGGCCAGGCGTGAGGGCTGGGCCGCCCCGGCGAGGGTGGCCTGGGATGGGATGGACCCATGGGGGACGCCGGTGggaggctggggcagctgcgtgctggtggggctggggcaccAGGTGAGGGGCTGCCCATGGCTAACGGggcttctcccccctcccctcgcTTGCAGGAACGCGCTGATGTTCAATAACGAACTCATGGCTGATGTTCACTTCATCGTGGGCCCGCCAGGGGCATCCAAGAAAGTTCCTGCCCATAAGGTTTGTGCAGATAATTTTTGGCTTCTTAATACTGCTGTGCGTATCGCCTTCTCCCCCTGCCTTACAACtaggttcctttttttttttctaattatggCTCTCGTCTAATCCCAGAAGTAATTCACATACACTGCAATTAAAGGGAACAGTCTAAGGCAGTCATCTGCCTCCACTGCAGCTTTTAACTTTCCCTAAGTGTAGCTCTTATCGAAAGCCAGCACGCTCAGCTATTACCGACACATGTAACTGaggcttctctctctctttattttccagtatGTTTTGGCAGTTGGTAGCTCTGTCTTCTATGCTATGTTTTATGGTGATCTCGCAGAGGTCAAATCTGAAATCCATATACCAGATGTGGAACCTGCAGCCTTTCTAATCCTATTAAAGTAAGTGGCCACTACAAGTCTACTAATTACGTGGACAGAATCAAAGTAGCTTATAAAATATACATCTCCTAATTGGCATTGTGCAATATGCACTTATTATTGTTTACTTAAATGCGCTGACAAATACTGAATGTCAGATTCACTGCCAGCAAAGATGACTATAGATCAATCTTTCATGgcctatattttttttccctaagaaactattttttttcccatctagATACATGTATAGTGACGAAATAGACCTGGAAGCTGACACGGTTCTGGCTACACTGTATGCTGCCAAGAAGTACATCGTGCCAGCCCTAGCAAAGGCTTGCGTCAATTTTCTGGAGACCAGTTTAGAAGCGAAGAACGCTTGTGTCCTGCTGTCTCAGAGCAGGCTCTTTGAGGAGCCAGAGCTGACGCAGCGCTGCTGGGAAGTGATTGATGCTCAAGCAGAAATGGCGCTGAAGTCAGAGGGCTTCTGTGAGATAGATCAACAAACACTAGAGATCATTGTAACCCGGGAGGCACTCAACACCAAGGAAGTGGTAGTTTTTGAGGCTGTTCTCAACTGGGCAGAGGCCGAATGCAAAAGGCAAGGGCTGCCGGTTACGCCACGCAACAAGAGGAGTGTATTGGGAAAAGCTTTGTACTTGGTGCGGATTCCGACCATGACTTTGGAAGAGTTTGCCAACGGAGCTGCCCAATCCGACATCCTCACCCTTGAGGAAACTCACAACATATTCCTATGGTACACAGCCGCAAATAAACCCAAACTAGAGTTTCCgctgacaaaaagaaaaggacttgCACCTCAGCGATGCCATCGGTTTCAGTCGTCTGCGTATCGCAGCAATCAGTGGAGGTACCGAGGGCGATGTGACAGTATTCAGTTTGCCGTAGACAAACGGATATTTATAGCAGGACTGGGATTGTATGGGTCAAGCTGTGGCAAAGCTGAATACAGCGTCAAAATCGAACTCAAGCGCTTAGGAGTTGTCCTTGCTCAAAATCTGACCAAGTTTACCTCCGACGGCTCCAGTAACACTTTCTCGGTGTGGTTTGAACACCCTGTGCAGGTTGAGCAAGACACATTTTACAATGTAAGTGCTATTCTTGACGGTAACGAACTCAGTTACTTTGGGCAAGAGGGAATGACTGAAGTGCAGTGCGGGAAAGTGACATTCCAGTTCCAGTGCTCCTCGGACAGTACTAATGGCACCGGAGTACAAGGAGGACAAATACCTGAGCTCATTTTCTATGCATGATGCATTTCACCTTGATTGTATTCCCATACTGCAATGATGCACACTaagggatttttcagttttactacAAACTCTGCAGCAGTATGGAATGTTACGCTACTTACCTATCTGCTACATCAGGCTATACAAATAAGTGAAGGAATGCTCTTGaatttaatcttattttatttattcataagCTATTTGACTTAATTATTAAGACtgcaacaagcagaaaaatgttaaatttcgCACGTactgtgcatttattttgtatatagATAACTAACTTGCAGACTGCAGCTGACTTAAACAGAATGTTCTAAACTAGAGCAGTTTACGAATCtgtgaaatataaaacatttttacttgcCCTAAATCCTGTGTACTTGATCATTGCTGATCTTATGGCTTGTGTCTGTTAATTCATCTACAGTACAGTTAACAGGGGTGATGATACTGTAGCCTGTCCCCTGCGTGCATCTACACAGGGCATTAGCTATCACTGCAAATATGAAGGTTCCCTTACCTGGTAACTGGGACTATCCatcagcagccttttttttttttttttttcttcacaaaaaaggGAGCTGACATATGTGGAAGCTCAGGGGTTTTTGTGTGTTGCCTAAGCTGAAGACAGACAAGCCATGAGTGTGATCAAAATCATCCTGTGGTTATATTTGAAAGCTTCTAATGCCCGTGCACAGGCATCATCTGCGTTAACATCCAGCCTGCCCAGCAAACAGCAACACTGACTCTTGCACCTGTCAAACTGCACCCCACTTGAACGGCTGGAGTCAAGACGTACGGATGAAGCTGCTTAATGCAGTAACAGGCTTCATCACAGATTTAGCCTAGAGCTATGATACTGGCAGCCACTATCTAAATATACATCCCATCCTCACATTTAGGAGCAGACATTAGAGAAATACTTGCAATATGGTCTTCAAGTTCATTCAAAATTACTAGTTAGAAATAAGCCACCTTAAACAGAAAGTGCTGGatctttcctccccctctctttttcctaaaaacatAGTCCCATCCACTGTCAGCAGTCATTTTATAGCTAGTACTCTTAACTTTTCTCAGAGTAATAAAAGTAGGTGTTTTTCTCAACTGTCTGACAATCATTACAGATGAACCAattaaaaacactgttttagAAACCTCTGTTCCCATAATGACCTTGGAAAGAATACTCAAAGAGCAGTctaaaccagtatttttttccatgtataaTGAGTACCTCTACATTTAATTTAGAAGGGTTTTCTGCTTGCCTTTTCCTAAGCTGCATTAATTTTCACCTTGAAACTACGCTGCAATACAAATTCTGCCTGTTCTCTCttaaaaaagtaatgaaaaataaggcaACTGaattattgaaaacaaaaactttttacCAGACTCAAGCTATGCTAACAAAGCCAGCACACCACGATGGCTGGTAGCTGTGCACTGCCACAGACTATCTGGATGCCATTATGACGATGCTCAATATGAGAGCTGCTGGTTCTCTTGCTGCAAAGGAAGGCAGTTACATGCCCAGCTGAGTACATCTGAAGGCGTGTGCGTGTGTTGTTCTTGAACACAAAGGCATCTGATTCTCTCAGTACAGATTAAGGAGAGTAGGAGTGAGAGGGGGTAAAGACACAGGAAGAAAGTTCCTGCACAGAGGTAGGTAACAGTCACAAGACCTCTCTATAAATGCACTCTTTTAACTGGAATTGGCATGAATTCCCTTGGCTTAAAAGCTACAGCCTAGACAATAGGTTTTTTACCCTTTTGACGGGTTAAAACCCACCTTCCTATCACTGTTATAATTTCAGTGATGACTTACTAATTAAAAAGTTGCTCACATGCTTGGAAAAAGttgcttctcattttccatCAAGCCACTTGTATTTCAAGCACTGAACGCCTCAGCTACAGGTGATGCACAGATAATAAATTTGGCAAATATTTATCAAATGTTGCATCTCTGTGGAACTGAAGTGTGACAGGCCTGTGCAAGCTGGTAGACGCACACAAATTTGTTATACATCAGCCCATTGTCTTAGTAAAACGACtctcagaaaaagcaacaaaattatttgtaaaagaaaatagcatctAGCTCCCAAAAAACTCTTACATAAAGGAGAACAGGCTCTCATAGTCAGCAATGCTCTTCTGCCTGGATTGATTCCAGCTTCACTTTTAAGTTACCACTTTGGTATTTAGCGCACAATactacatacatatacacacatacatatatattcttGTCAAGTAACCGTGCAGAAAATACACCCAAATACTCAAAAGtcaactcattaaaaaaaatacctataGCTGGAGCATTTATGCAGAGTTCTCTGGCCAACAGAAGGAAAGTTTTTCCCAGCACGTAGACATTCACctattaaaagacaaaaaaaccattatttaaatattaaaccacaaatgtttttaatagaacatttatatggaaaagaaaaaaaaccccaacttttgaaatcttaaacaacctgcttttaaaaaattcaattgAAGTAATACAAGCGATATTCATAAGTATAGAATAATACTTGGTGCTTGTCAAAAGCTGCACAAATTAGCATTGTAAATCAAAGCATAAGTTTatactgaaagaattttaaaaagttgttcatCATGCTCTTCAGTGGGCTGTGTTGCTCCATAGTACTTGGACAATTTTTCAGTTGTCACCTAACATCTTAAAGCATTAAGTAGACTTTAATATAATATCAGTATATATAAAGTCTCACTTATCTTGTAACATAACAAAACCTGAGCAAATACTCACAAGTTAGTGCAAATTTCAGCTCTGCATGATCATGTGAAGTGGGATAATTAAGTATTGCACAAGCACACACCAAACTTTTCCACCAAAGCAAGGAGTGGTGCTACATGCCCCAAGGGTtatttgtaatttctgtttggACATTGCCCCAGATCAccctacattaaaaaaaaagataaataaataaattcagaaaaatggtAAGCCACACGAAACCTGCCAAGGAGCCAGGGACAgagccctgctcccctcccctccttcacTGCTGCACTCAGGAGGATGTAAACTGAGGGGAGGAGTTACTCTTCATACTCTGATTTGCGATTTATAGCATAGGCAactacatttgtattttaaaagtctgaggAAGTTTTCTTTCACTATCTTAAGATGTGTTTTTGTGGTCAGCAAGAAAGGCAGGATATACTTCAGTTCCCAATCAGCCCCAAACGTTCCCACGAAGCTCCATGAACACCTTGCTCCCCCAAGGCGTATGTAAAGGTCAAatttagtataaaaaaaatccatcctcCTACActccaaacaattttttttttttttttttttttgttaggacAGTATATAATCTATCACTTTTATGTAACAGAGCTGCCCCTCTCTTTCCTATGCCAGGATAGTGAAGGTGTTTACTAAGCAGTCAATTACACAACTGAGTTGTTGATTACGGTACAAGcctatggaaataaaaaaccctgttaCGAAGTATATTCTCTTTCAGTTTCACAAAAGAGCTTTACCAACATTAGGTTAAAAGCAAGCTTCCCTCTCAAGTGTATAGATGCTTCTACCAAGCtagcaaaaaaatatatatatttaaacaacaacaaaaaaaacccccaaacccattTTCACCTAGCACTTCGAAGTCTTTATGTGAAAATGTTCttaatgtgaattttttctcaagtttaaaaaattttaaaaatgagaacttCAAAGAAATCCTCAGAATGATCATGTATCCTGAAAGTGACTGTGCAATCAAGTGTATATGATATGATTGCAATTCATTCCATATTTAGTGGAAAGTGTGGAATATCTTCTATGCTGTGTCTGACCAATGGTTGGAATGGCCTAGAAGATACAAAAGTATAGTCTTAAATtttactgtcctttttttcctgaaataccaGACAACATAGAAATACTATTCTATGGGAAGGAAGTGAACTAAATATACCCTTTGAATAAGAAGTATATTTCTTAGGAAATAAGTCACCgaattttatacagaaaaataagcacCTACTGAATCTGGCAATTCATATAGGAGTTTGAGAACATGTGACTTTCCATGAGCCACAGAGACAGAACAGACATTACTACAGCAAAATATCTGCAGTGTTTCAGTTGGCTTTAGATGCTCTAGATTCACTGCAAGCTTGAAATGGCTTGTTTTGACCTTTTGtctaaaaaatattaacataaagAGCGGGGTTTTGGCTGTAGTTTCAGCCTTCTAAGTTGGCCGACCAAGTTACTATAAATCTTAAACTCCATCACTTAGATCTTGTTCTGCAAGGACAATTTCACTGCACAAATCAATAAAGTTACTTCAGTGGAGCCAAGTACATATGATGTTTCCATCAGAGGCTTCATAAACTCATCTAGTTCTTTCATTTTAGtctagaaaaaaaccaccctcaaATTCAGACAAGTATTTCTCCTTCTGGCTTTTGTCACGACACCCACTTGATGTTTGTCCCCATCAAACCATGTCACTCTCAAAGAAACGCCTCCCAAGCAAGCTTTACATAAATGCAATCatcaaagaacaaataaatatgaagaagCACAAAGAAGCAGGGTTTTCAGTGAAGTTCTAACAATCAAAGTGGGTGTCGAATTAAATCTaaagcaaagacaaatgcaTAATAAAATTGCTCGATGACTATTTATCTTCCTCTCCTTGGCCTAACTAAAAGTCTCAGGATCCAATGTCTATTTGAGAAGTAATGTACTTAAATCTAACCTGCTTTTCCACTTCACCCACATCATCAGTGTTTTATGACCAACTTCAAGGTGTAGGCAGTGTATttacacaaaataataaattcaaataGAAATGGTACATCagggaatttctttcttttgatcaCAAGTGCATTTCTTTGCAGTCTCTAGTTACTACCAATTTACAAAGCAAGCATGATATACAGTGGATTACATGCTCTATATTGTTTTCCTCATGAAGCTCACACCTTTTTAATGCTAGGGTAAAGTCACAAAAAGAATGAGGAATATTTAATTGCTTCCAGTTTTCCTGGCAAATCAGTAGGAAAAGAGACTTCAGGCCCTCTCAAACAATACGCTTCTCATCTTTAAAAGTTACCAGATATTCACAGGTTCTGGGGCATTTTTcataaaagggaaattaaagaTGGCATAAAGCTCACCCAGAAATCTGTAATGGCATTGAACTGCTGAAACATGATATTTAAGAACTTATGGTTTTAGTGGAGGGCGGCCCTTTCACTAAAATTTTATGCCACTGTCACTAATTTCAACTATTACGCACACACACATCCTGTGACAGATGAGATATGATATATAATAGGCATATAGATAGAGTCTTTCTTTACTCTCAtcatttgtatgtttttttgGACTCCATTAAGCTTACAAAATTAAGAGAATTAATTTAGAGGCCTACTTAAACTTCTAGTTCTTTCTTCATTAAGAACTTCTTATAAAAATTCATATACTCCAATCCGTCAAAAGCTTAATGCTCCAAATTTAGAACCATATGACATTTGCATTCATAAAACCTAATTTTATATGAGTCCTTAGAATGgtgaataaacaaaaatgcCCTTCTAAAAGGATGTCCCTGGCTTAGACTTGAATTGGTGCAGCTTTAAAGCTTACCACATCAACTTTGgcctcttttcccccttcttatttaaaaggatcatactgaaaaatatttccccaaaCTCTCCCCAATCAAAATTGTCAAAGTGTAACACTGTTTTATAGACCTTCATAAGACTTGCGCTCTTTGTTTGCGTATTTTCCTCAGATATTAACATTTCCTAAACTCAATGCAATCACTAGGTTTGAGCATCAACACCTACTACAACAGAGTGGTGTCAACCTCTGTCAGAggggatattttaaaatatctgcgTACCCTGATAGTTTTTACCACATTATTTTACATTCAGTTCACATTTAACAGAGTAAGTTTACAAACATATGGACCTGCCACTgagttgtgttttttaaaaaaacaactagATTCTTCAGCAGGAAGACATCTTGCAGACAAAAAGTATTTGCTCACCAAGGCACAGCAAAAAAAACTGGTTTTACCCTTAAGTTTTTACAGGAGAACTTAAGATTCTCTAAGATGCTGTCCTTTACCAATAGTTAATTTCTGCTCGTTATAGAACACTTCATATTAGTTAAAAGGGGCATTTGGAGAATGAATGGCTTCCAATTATTCAGTTACATCTTTACAGAAAGATCCTTCTACTTGTTATACTCTTTGCCCTTCACAGTATTTTTTGGAGACGCAgtcttttcatttcacatctGTCACTCATCAGATGCTGATTTCAAAGGGACACTTCCATAGGGACTCTTACCCTTTCATAATTGCCTCTTGCTTTCGCATCATGCCTGATGTGTTCACAAATACCAATATACTTCCACTTTTAGAAATAACAACAAATACCTCATTTCCAGTAACACAGGAATTCAGCTGTTCATCAGTCTAACACCTTCCAGAATTTTAAACTCTCTTTGGGAAACAGGGAATCTCCCATTCATACAGTTACCAGGTCACTTTACATTCTGGACAGtagcaaaaaataaagctgcaatCATTGAATGAAAGTTTTTGCTTCACCCTAAGTTCCATAAATTTATAAATCAATACCCTTTCACTATGAGCAATTTCCAAAAAGGCTTTTCAAGACCATGGTGTGGCATTCTGGACAAATATTACAAACGGTGACAGTGGTTAAGGTATTATGTCTTTTAGAAAGACAAAGACCAGGCAGTTGGAACACGATGAGAACTCACACTGTGCAACATCCATGGCTGCTTGCCTAAATAATTAAGCAagcatgaaaagcaaatgagtTTTTAAGGAGAGTGTCTGTTGCTGGGGAAAGAGGCACCTGTGGTTATTTGATTCATTATTAACATTTCTAGTATAGTAATGCCTGAAGGTCCCAACCAGGTTGTTTAAATTAACTCAATCAACATAGCAATTTGCATAGGGGCAATAAAGGCAAATGCAGTCAACATGTTAATAACTTTAAATGAACAAAGGGTattaaaaactgaagcaaatgagtatggtctttaaaaaatactctatTTTACCCTTCTCCACACAATAAACTGAAACTTCCTATTTTTTGGATCCATATTGCAACCAGAACATTACATTTAACCTCGAAAGACAATACACAAAACTACAAACGTACCAAACGCAGCTTGTCAGACTGCAGTTGAAAAAGAGACACACATCAAAATTAAGCAGCTTCCTCTCATGCTATGCTTTAACGCATTGCCTTCAGTCTGGGGACTCTGAAGGGAGAGTCTACTTTTGCTAATCACATATGTGGTAGTCCTAGCATTCTTCCTCCAACACCACAGCAAGTACAATAAACTACTATCATACCATCTATGCAAGAAAGTCAAAGAGTAATTTGCAACAAGCATAGAGGAATCAGGGAGGCCAATGGTGCctttagaagaaataaataaaaacaaatgtccAAAAATAACTCTCAATAAAAATCCTTCTGGACAACAAGTACTGTTACTTGACTAGACAAATTGAAGATAAAGAAATAGGGAGTGAGAGTTGTGTTTTGAAGTGGAAGAGAGACCAAAGGAGGACTAGATCAAGCAAGTACTAGTTACTGATTTTCACTTCTTGTGCACCATCTTCCCTTATCTAGAACCACAGTATAGTTCAGGTTGGAATGGATCTCTGCAGGTATCCagcccaacctcctgctctAAGTAGGGTCAGCTACAAGAAaagaccaggttgctcaggatcTGGAAAACCTTGATGGACAGAGACTTCAAAActgctctgagcaacctgtttCAACGCTTGGctgtcctcatggtgaaaaacCTTTTCTTGATATCAAGTcaaaacatctcattttaattaattatgtCTGTTGCTGCTAATCCTCCTGCTACGCACTCCTataaagagcctggctctgtctaACATCTTTTCAGTAAGCATTAGCCTTATTTAACAGCAGGACACACCACAAGGCACactaaaaattatattctaCTAGGCTGAAATTGGAGATCAAAGCACTGCCAACACCTCTTCCCAAAGTCTTTTATGACCACATTGCAAAGACCATGACACTGGAGATTACAAGAGACTAAAAAAGAAACTGCCATTTCCGAGGATGAGAAAGGCAGCATTTCACCACACTGAGATCAAAACTTTAGCCAAATAGTTCTCCAGGTGCAAGGAATGAGGTGCTCTGAAACGGATGAGCAAACCTAAACTGCTCAAAAGTTGGGCCAAGGCTAGACAAGCTTCACAACTCTCCTAAACAAGCAAGGCCTGTCGCTTAGATTGGactaacaaaaaagcaaacaaaaggcCTGATTACAGACCTCTCTAAAGACTATATTTGCAAGTAAAATGCAGTATCTGAAAATATAAGCAAGTACTTTCCCTGTCAGAGACTGATGACTGATCGTCCTTCCAACTCAATCAACATGCAGCATGAGACTGCTCTGCACAAGGAAGGAGCCTGATTTGTAGCAGTGGTCTGGacattttcagttcatttcagaTAATGCTTTAAAGTCTAAATGTACCAAAGGCATACTGAATCTGACAACACTTTCAACAGGAGGTCTCCAAGACATAGGATGTATTTCACCTGAGGATAAAATTGGAGACAAAATACCAAAGAAATTGcctttccaattaaaaaaaccccacattttggatttttccaATATGACAGCAATTCTGAAGCTCCAAAAACTATTATGAAATGTAACAGTTCTCCAGTGGAACAAGACAAACTCCCACATCTCAGTCATCAGCATAAGAGGAAAACTGATATGACTTCTTAAACAGACTGCCATTAACAGCGAAAATTAATCTCTTCTATTGCTAAGTTTTAGCAGCATAATACTACTCTAAAAGCATATTACACTGTAGGGgacaactttttttattttttttatagagAATGGGGGACCAAATCCCAAAGCAACTCAATAAAGACAGGAAGAGAGGTTGTAGAAGTAGTACAGACCAGAGCCTAAGAGTCCACGCTTATGATtcccccgccttttttttttttttttaaagctaaacagaacaacaagagagaaagaacacaAATATGATACGTCATTAAACAAATACTGAGTTGCAGGTAACAGCAGATTCAAATCTTCTTCATATTACTCTTACTTTTAGTTACCACCTTTCTTACGTTGTGAGCTACAGAGGGTGTTAGTTCTCCCAGCGCTTGCAAGACACTGGCTGAAGATCACTGATGTGGAGGGTACCATAAGTGGGATGCAGAATGGCATAGCTAGTATTGTTTCCAGCTGCAAGATGGCAAAACGAAGCAATGGATGGCCTTTTTCACAGgctttcatttatctttttcgCTGGTAGCTGCAGTTATAAAgcttactttttgttttgcttttagatgAAGCAACACACGAAAGGttgttatgcttttttttcccccttaaatgCACTGAAATCTATTTCAAGGTGTTCTGTAATTCAGTCTGTAGCCTCCATGAAAACACTGCATAAGGATGTTTCATTTGGTaactttcttcaaaaaattcCTGTGGTCAAATGATTAGCAGCCCTACAGATCAGATCACTTCccacagcagctgagctgcatcAAGTagaaaattctgaagaaaaatctcaaaatttgCTATTAGCATCTAAGCAAGAGTTGGTGAAGGTCAGCAGTAGCTCATTTTTTAGACTttcagatgtgatttttttctgatataaaaTTGTCACCTTTCTCATTGTACCAAGAAAAACAGTTACCTGGACCAGTATGACATATTTTGTACTGATGAGTCTGAAcaagttaaatattttggaaagatAATACCACTGCGACTATTACTACTGCTAacaacctttctttttctttaatgacaTTCACATCCCAACTAAAGGATGGGAGAGctgtccttgaaaaaaaaaaaagagaggcacTTCAAGGTAATATAGTACAATCTAATCAactaattgcttttcttttttaggcaCACAATCTGTGGGCAAAGGCTGATCTAAAGCAGAATGTACTGAAGTTTTCTGCCTGGGCCATAAATGTTTTGCCACcaagttttttttgttttggcttgggtttttttgtttgtttttgttttttaaacaaactcgGGGTAGGGGAGAAATCAAGCTAGGACCTGAAAAGCTCATTTGTATGTTCTTAAACAAGACTTTCTGGCTAGCTACAGTTAACAATAACATTTAGGATTCCTGTTTGCTCAGATTCACCTTAAAGAAGCTATAAAGTAGAGCACATCAGAAGTCTTCACACAGTTAAATACATAATACAGATCATGATactgaaattttgcatttttcctctttccgGGGTTGATTATTTCTCTACTACTAATCTATTTCTGTCTCTCCTATCTCTTCAGTTACCCCTCTTTAACCTTTTGGTCCTCATATGCCCCATCTAGACATCTTTTCTGGTTGGAATGTACA contains these protein-coding regions:
- the BTBD6 gene encoding BTB/POZ domain-containing protein 6 isoform X3 translates to MPLPHGCLNGRIMKCLTFFLLLPETLKKSKKSVRSNGKVPGCYEIVPLSLKKKMAAELYPASTNTNILQQSAQPPPPPQLQNLNNNNLESANWQSFHPTLRERNALMFNNELMADVHFIVGPPGASKKVPAHKYVLAVGSSVFYAMFYGDLAEVKSEIHIPDVEPAAFLILLKYMYSDEIDLEADTVLATLYAAKKYIVPALAKACVNFLETSLEAKNACVLLSQSRLFEEPELTQRCWEVIDAQAEMALKSEGFCEIDQQTLEIIVTREALNTKEVVVFEAVLNWAEAECKRQGLPVTPRNKRSVLGKALYLVRIPTMTLEEFANGAAQSDILTLEETHNIFLWYTAANKPKLEFPLTKRKGLAPQRCHRFQSSAYRSNQWRYRGRCDSIQFAVDKRIFIAGLGLYGSSCGKAEYSVKIELKRLGVVLAQNLTKFTSDGSSNTFSVWFEHPVQVEQDTFYNVSAILDGNELSYFGQEGMTEVQCGKVTFQFQCSSDSTNGTGVQGGQIPELIFYA
- the BTBD6 gene encoding BTB/POZ domain-containing protein 6 isoform X2; the protein is MPLPHGCLNGRIMKCLTFFLLLPETLKKSKKSVRSNGKVPGCYEIVPLSLKKKMAAELYPASTNTNIANSNLQQSAQPPPPPQLQNLNNNNLESANWQSFHPTLRERNALMFNNELMADVHFIVGPPGASKKVPAHKYVLAVGSSVFYAMFYGDLAEVKSEIHIPDVEPAAFLILLKYMYSDEIDLEADTVLATLYAAKKYIVPALAKACVNFLETSLEAKNACVLLSQSRLFEEPELTQRCWEVIDAQAEMALKSEGFCEIDQQTLEIIVTREALNTKEVVVFEAVLNWAEAECKRQGLPVTPRNKRSVLGKALYLVRIPTMTLEEFANGAAQSDILTLEETHNIFLWYTAANKPKLEFPLTKRKGLAPQRCHRFQSSAYRSNQWRYRGRCDSIQFAVDKRIFIAGLGLYGSSCGKAEYSVKIELKRLGVVLAQNLTKFTSDGSSNTFSVWFEHPVQVEQDTFYNVSAILDGNELSYFGQEGMTEVQCGKVTFQFQCSSDSTNGTGVQGGQIPELIFYA
- the BTBD6 gene encoding BTB/POZ domain-containing protein 6 isoform X1 translates to MPLPHGCLNGRIMKCLTFFLLLPETLKKSKKSVRSNGKVPGCYEIVPLSLKKKMAAELYPASTNTNIANSNAAAAAATAANSKKNALQLQQSAQPPPPPQLQNLNNNNLESANWQSFHPTLRERNALMFNNELMADVHFIVGPPGASKKVPAHKYVLAVGSSVFYAMFYGDLAEVKSEIHIPDVEPAAFLILLKYMYSDEIDLEADTVLATLYAAKKYIVPALAKACVNFLETSLEAKNACVLLSQSRLFEEPELTQRCWEVIDAQAEMALKSEGFCEIDQQTLEIIVTREALNTKEVVVFEAVLNWAEAECKRQGLPVTPRNKRSVLGKALYLVRIPTMTLEEFANGAAQSDILTLEETHNIFLWYTAANKPKLEFPLTKRKGLAPQRCHRFQSSAYRSNQWRYRGRCDSIQFAVDKRIFIAGLGLYGSSCGKAEYSVKIELKRLGVVLAQNLTKFTSDGSSNTFSVWFEHPVQVEQDTFYNVSAILDGNELSYFGQEGMTEVQCGKVTFQFQCSSDSTNGTGVQGGQIPELIFYA